AAATTTACCCTCGCCAGAAGCATAAAAAGGGTGAAAAGGTAAAATGCACCTATCTGACCATACCGCAAGTTTCTGAAACTGCCAGGGTAATGCTCTGTCAGCCGTTCTGGATGTTCGGAGCTGAGATGGGCGCCAACGAGTATGGCGTGGCTATAGGCAATGAAGCTCTGTTCACGAGAGAGAAACCAGCCCCCACCGGGCTTACGGGCATGGATTTATTGCGCTTGGCTCTGGAACGAAGCCGAACTGCCAAACAGGCGTTGGAGACCATAATTGAGCTATTGGAGAAATATGGGCAAGGCGGCAACTGTGGCTACCGACAAAATTTGCCCTACATGAACAGCTTTCTGATTGCAGGCCATCAAGAGGCCTACGTACTGGAAACGGTAAAATCATGGTGGGCATGGAAACGGGTCAAAGATTTCTGGAGCATATCGAATATAATTTCTCTGGAGGAGGAATTTGATGCCTGCTCACCCGGATTACTCGAGAACGCTGTTAAGAAAGGCTATTGCAAAAGCGAAGCTGACTTTAATTTCCGCAAATGCTATTCCGACAAAATAATAACGTGGGGTGCCAAGGGAGCACCGCGTCAGGCACGTTCCCGTGAAATGCTTTTACAGAAGAAAGGTGTGCTGACCACGGCGGATTTTATGGCTCTTCTCCGTGACCACGGAGGTCATGTTGGTTGGACTCCAGATAAGTCCGGCGGGACTATTTGCATGCATGCAGCCGATAAACTGATACGTCGCAGTCAGTCAGTGTGTTCTATGGTGGCGAAGTTAGGGAAGAAAGCGCAATTCTACTACACCACTGGTGCTGCCGATCCATGTATGAGCCCTTATTATCCGGTTTTCTTTCCTGATACGTTGAATCCTACCGGTTATCTGGATGGGGAGGCAAGTTATGATGCGAAGTCTTTTTGGTGGGAATGCGAAAAGCTGCATCGCCAGGCATTGTGGCATTTCACCGCTGCCCTGAATGCTATTCAGCCCCAGATAAAAAAGTATGAAAAGGAGATGATTTCTTCGGTGGAAAACGGTCGGCTACCGCTGAATCAGGACAATGTCGATAAATACTTTGCCAAAGCCAGGGCTATGGTCAGAAATTGGGGTGCCAAGCTGGATAGGCTGCCGGTGACAAAACCGAGGTGGCTGTTCCGACGCTATTGGCGGAGTTACAATAAGCTCAATGGATTATAAGTGGAAGAGATTAGAGAAATAAACAAAGAGCGCGACCTTAAGAGCAGTGTAGAAGTGATACGGAACTCGTTTAAGACCGTGGCACTTGAATTTGGGCTGAATGAGCGCAATTGTCCTACTCATCCCTCTTTTGTGGCTTTGGATAAATTGTTGGAACTGAAGAAGAAGGCAAGGCTGTTTGGGCTGTTTTTGAATAGTGTGCAGGTTGGTTTTGTGGCCGTGGAAAAGGCCGATGATGCGCTTTACTACATGGATAAACTGGCTGTGCTTCCGGAATATAGGCACAGAGGCTATGGGAGGAAGTTGGTGGGATTCGTTTTGGGCGAAGTTAAAAAACACAAAGGTGAAAAAGTCGCCTTGGGGATGATAGATGAGAGCGCAGTTTTAAAGAACTGGTACCAGCAACTTGGTTTCAAAAAAGTCGGAACAAAGAATTTTGAGCATTTACCCTTCACTGTATGCTTTATGGAAAAGAGCCTATTGCCCTAGCAAGTACAGCATCACGTCGCTGACATTGGTTCCGGTGTTGCCGGTTATGATGAGTGAGCCACCGATTTTCTTAAATAGCGTGTGGCTATCGAACCTGTCGATGTATGCTTTTACGTCTATGCCACGTGAAGTAGCGCTTAGCAGAGTGTTGTTATCCACCATAGCTCCGGCCACATCAGGCAGGTAATCGGAGCCATCTGTACCCACACTGGCTGCTACCCAATAGCCAGGATATGATTTCATTGCCAGCATCGATACAGCAGCATAGTGCTGATTTCTGCCACCTTTGCCGGCATTCTCCGGTAACTTCGGCGTGGTTTCACCACCAATCAGAATGGCATTGTAGCCCTGATATTTACCTTCAAGGATTTCCCCGGCTCTCATAT
This is a stretch of genomic DNA from Chloroflexota bacterium. It encodes these proteins:
- a CDS encoding GNAT family N-acetyltransferase, which produces MEEIREINKERDLKSSVEVIRNSFKTVALEFGLNERNCPTHPSFVALDKLLELKKKARLFGLFLNSVQVGFVAVEKADDALYYMDKLAVLPEYRHRGYGRKLVGFVLGEVKKHKGEKVALGMIDESAVLKNWYQQLGFKKVGTKNFEHLPFTVCFMEKSLLP
- a CDS encoding peptidase U34, which gives rise to MCDTIVALGSATKDGATLFGKNSDREPDEVQNIKIYPRQKHKKGEKVKCTYLTIPQVSETARVMLCQPFWMFGAEMGANEYGVAIGNEALFTREKPAPTGLTGMDLLRLALERSRTAKQALETIIELLEKYGQGGNCGYRQNLPYMNSFLIAGHQEAYVLETVKSWWAWKRVKDFWSISNIISLEEEFDACSPGLLENAVKKGYCKSEADFNFRKCYSDKIITWGAKGAPRQARSREMLLQKKGVLTTADFMALLRDHGGHVGWTPDKSGGTICMHAADKLIRRSQSVCSMVAKLGKKAQFYYTTGAADPCMSPYYPVFFPDTLNPTGYLDGEASYDAKSFWWECEKLHRQALWHFTAALNAIQPQIKKYEKEMISSVENGRLPLNQDNVDKYFAKARAMVRNWGAKLDRLPVTKPRWLFRRYWRSYNKLNGL